Part of the Mycolicibacterium mageritense genome is shown below.
ACTACCTCCGCGAGCAGGGGCCGGTGTACGCCGAACCGCACCACGGCGTCGTGGCCGTCACCGGCTATCAGGAGGTGATGGCCGCGTTCAAGGACACCGACGCGTTCTCGGCGGTCAACGCGATCGGCGGCCCGTTTCCGCCGCTGCCGTTCGAACCCGAGGGCGACGACATCACCGCGCAGATCGAGGCGCACCGGCACGAGTTCCCGATCTTCGAACACATGGTGGTCATGGATCCGCCCGAGCACGAACGCGCGCGGTCCCTGCTCTCCAAGCTGCTGACACCGCGGCGGCTCAAGGAGAACGAGGACTTCATGTGGCAACTGGCCGATCAGGTGCTCGACGAGTTCATCGCGAACGGCCGCTGCGAGTTCCTCGGCGAGTACGCCAAACCCTTTGCCACCCTGGCGATCACCGATCTGCTCGGGGTTCCCGAGGAGGATCGCGCCGAGTTCCGCCGCGCGCTGGGAGCCGACAAGCCTGCGGGCAACCGCGTGGGCGCACTCGACGGTGAGCCGGTGGGCCTCAACCCGCTGCAGTACCTCGACGACAAGTTCAGCGCGTACATCGCCGAGCGCCGGCGCACGCCTCACGCGGATGTCCTCGGCGGCATGGCATCCGCAACCTATCCGGACGGATCGGTGCCGGAACTCCTGGAGGTGGTGCGTCCCGCGACGTTCCTGTTCGCGGCGGGGCAGGAGACCGTCACGAAACTCCTCAGTGCGGCAGTGCAGACGCTGGGGGACCGCCCCGAGTTCCAGCAGCGCCTGCGCGACGAACCTGAGCTGATCCCGGCTTTCATCGAGGAAGCGCTGCGCATGCAGAGCCCGACCAAGGTCGACTTCCGCCTCGCCCGCAGAACCACGACCCTGGGTGGCGTGCCCATCAAAGCCGGCACGGTGCTCATGCTGTGCCTGGGCGCGGCGAACCGGGATCCGCGCAAGTTCACCGACCCGCACGAGTTCCGGATCGACCGGCCGAACGTGCGTGAGCACATCGCATTCGGGCGCGGCATCCACACCTGTGCGGGGGCGCCGCTGGCCCGGGTCGAAGGCCAGGTCACCGTGCGCCGCCTGCTGAACCGGATGCGCGACATCACCATCAGTGAAGCCGAACACGGGCCCGCCGAGGACCGGCGTTACACCTACGAGCCCACGTTCCTGCTGCGCGGTCTCACGCGATTGCACATCGAGTTCACGCCAGTGACAGCGTGACCGTCCCGCCGTTCCGGTCAGCGCCGTCGAGAATGCTCGACGGCACCCGGAACACCCGGCCCGGTGACGCGGGCCATGGCAGGGTCTTGCGTCCGACGAGCCTGCCATCCTGATGGGCAACGACTTTCGGGATCCGCACGAGCTTGTCGGTCCACAACAGCAGCCGGTGGCGCGCGGGCGCCGGGTCGCCGGGCCGCAGCAGGCCGGGTGACACCCACCGCAGCGGCGCGCCGGCCTCGATCCGCACCCCGTCACCCGCGGCGGGCCTGCCGTCGAGATACCGGCGTACCTGGGCGGCGACGTGGCGGCCGTCGAGGGCCGCGATGTCGGCGGTGTCGACCGGGTGCAGCAGGTTGCCGATCGCGAACACGCCGTCGCGGCTGGTTCGCAACGCGGTGTCGACGACGGGCCCGAGGGTGCCGCGGTCGATGTCGAGACCGGCGGCCCGGGCCAGCTCATGGTCGGGGATCCAATCACCCGTGAAAACCACGGTGTCGCAGTCGATGACACGTCGCTGCCCGGTGCGCGTGTTCTCGATCTCGACGCCCTGAAGCACGGGTTTGCCGATGATGCGGGTCACGCGCGTGGTGGTCGCGATGTCCACATCGAGCAGCGGCGTGCGGCCCGCGAGATTGAACATCGCGTACGACTCGGGCGACGGGTACTCCGTCGTCATCAGCACTGTGCGGCAGCCGGCGTGCTTGAGGGTCAGCACGGCCGAGTAGCTCACCAGTTCCGCGCCGACGACCACCGCGCGGCTCCCGACCTGGCGGTGTTTGAGGTGTACGGCGTTCTGCAGGTGTCCCGTTGTGTACACCCCGGCGGGCCGGTCGCCGGGGATCATGCGCGCCGGCCGGGGGCGTTCGCGGGCGCCCGTGGCCAGCACGACGGCGCGTGCGTCGATGCGTTCGCGGCCCTGCGGCGAGGTGACGTCCAGTGCGGTGGCGTCGGCCCATCCGGTGACCATCGCGCTCGTGCGGATGCTCGCCCCGGCGGTGACGGCACCCTGCACCAGTCGGCGCGCGTACGCGGGCCCGCTGATGAACGTCTTCATGTCACGGATCCCGTATCCGGGATGATCGCTGTGCCGCGGAATGCCGCCTGCCGCGAGTTCACGTTCCAGGACAACGACTTTGTGGTACGGGGCCAGCTCGGCGGCCGCGGTGAGGCCCGCGGGCCCGCCGCCGACGATCGCAACGTCGTAGGTGGTCATCGCGTGGTCTCCTGCAGTACGGCGGGTCGTTCTGGTTGACGTTCGCGGTCGAAGATCGCCTGCACCTCGGCGCCGCAGAAGAACGCCTGGCAGCGGCCGTTCATGACGCGCGTGCGCCGCCGCAGCCCTTCGAGCGCTGCTGGTGCGATGACGGACTGGCATGCGTCACGCATCTCACCCTCGGTGACGCGCTCGCAGAAGCACACGATGCGGCCGTAGGCCGGGTCGGCGGCGATCTTGTCGGCCTCCTGATACGGCCGGGGGAACGCTTCGCCGAGGTTGGGCATGCGTGGTGGCGCGGGCAGGTCGGTGCGTGGGGCCAGTATGAGCCCGGCCGAAACCAATTGGTCGCGAACGTATTCCGCGATGGCCATGCCCGCGGTCAGCCCGGTCGAGCGGATGCCGCCGACCAGCAGATAGTTCTGCGCGGTGTCGGCCTCGATCAGGTAGTCGCCGTGGTCGATGGCCGCGCGCAACCCGGCGTAGGTCGCGGTGACCTCCTCGTCGAGCAGTCGCGGCATGAGCGCGCGCCCCTTCTCGAGCAGGAATTCGAAACCGGTCTCCGACGTCCCGGTCGCGGTGCGGTCGGTGAGATCCTCGGACGTGGGGCCGAGCATGACGTTGCCGTAGATGGTGGGGCTGACGAGCACGCCCTTGCCGCGCGACGTGGGCACGGGTAGCACGATCTTGTCGACCAGCGGGCGCGCGAGCTTGTCGTAGACGATGAGCTCGCCGCGGCGCGGGGTCACGGTGAACCGGGAATGGCCGAACAGGCCGTCGATCACGTCTGCACCGAGGCCCGCGGCGTTGATCACCCACCGTGCGGATACGGGACCACCTGTGGTGTGCAGAACCGTGCCGTCACCGGTCTTTTCGATGCTCTCGACGCGGTGATTGCGCAGCAGTGCGGCGCCCCGGTTGACGGCGTCGGTGGCCAGCGCGAGGTTGACGGTCCAGGTGCAGATGATCGATTCGTCGGGCACGGTCAGCCCGCCGAGCGCGCCCGGGCCGAGGTGGGGGACGGCGGCGTAGACCGCGTCGGAATCCACGATCTCGCACCGGTGGTAGCCGTTGGCCTCGGCCTTGTCCTTCAAACCCGGTAGCGCGGCGAGTTGTTCGCCGTCCCACGCCACCAGGATCGCACCGGTGTGTTCGATCGGGATACCGGTGTGCGTCGCGTAGTCGGACAGCAGGTGGTAACCGCGGCTGACCATCGCCGATTCGAGCGTGCCGGGCTTGGCGTCAAAACCGGTGTGCAGGATTGCGGTGTTGGCCTTGCTCGTGCCGTCGCCCACATCGTCGCGGGCTTCCAGCAGCGCGACCGACAGTTGGTGGCCGGACAGTTCGCGTGCGATGGCCGAGCCGACGATGCCTGCGCCGATCACCGCGACGTCGTAGTTCATGAAGTCTCCTGGGGGTAGGTGGTCGCCGCCAGATCGCGCCAGGCGGAGCGGAATTCGCTCGCTCGGGCGGCAGTCCAGCGGGGTTCGTAGCTGGCCGACGGTGTCCAGTCGGTGACGACGTCGCGCACCGATCGGTCGGGGTTCAGGCTGAGCCGGGCCAGCGCGGCGGCGCCGAGTGCGGTGGCGTGTGCCGACGGGTACACGTCGACCGGGATCTGCAAGATGTCGGCGCACGCCTGCATGAGCACCGTGGACTGGGTCAGGCCGCCGTCGGCACGCAGCCGCGTCAACGGGACCGCGTCGTCGTTGATCGCCGAGATCAGCTCGCCGACCTGTGCGGCTATGCCCTGAAGTACCGCGAGCACGATGTGCTCGCGCCCGGTCGACAGGGTCATGCCCGAAATAGCGGCTGTCGCATGAGATTTCCACCAGGGCGCGGCGAGTCCGGCCAGCGCGGGCACGCACAGCACGCCGGCGTTGTCCGGCGCGGCGACCGTGTCGAGCTCCTTGGGGCCGGAGACGATGCCGAGTGAGCACAGCCATTTGACCGCAGACGCGGCCGTGTACACCTGGCCGTCGATGCAGTAGGTGTCCTGCCCGCCGACGCGCCAGGCCACCGACGACGTGAGACCCGCGGTGGAATGCACGGGTGTGCCACCGGTATTGGCCAGCAGGAAGGCGCCCGTGCCGAACGTGCATTTTGCCATGCCCGGTTCGAGGCAGGCCTCAGCCAGCAGCGCGGCCTGCTGGTCCACCACGACCCCACCGACGGGCACGTCGGAGCCGAATGCCGATGTGGTGCCGATGGTCTCGTCGTTCGCGACGATCTGCGGCAGTTTCTCATCGGCCAGGCCGAAGGCCGCGAGCAGCTCGTGGCTCCAGTCCCGCCCGCCGAGCTCCACGGCCAGCGACCGGCTGGCCGTGGTCGCATCGGTGACGAACGCGCCGGTGAGTTGGTGCAGCAGCCAGGTGTCCGATGTGGTCACCACGCCGGAGGACTCCAGGTTCTGGCGCAGCCATGCCATCTTCGGCGCCGAGAAGTAGGAATCCAGCACCAGTCCCGTGCGCTCGGCGAACATGTCGCGATGCTGGGCAAGCTCGGCGCACAGCGGCTCGGCGCGCCGGTCCTGCCACACAAGCGCCTGCGTGAGCGGACGGCCCGTATCAGGATCCCAGGCCAACACGGTTTCGCCTTGATTGGCCAGCGACACCGCGTCGACCGACCGTCCGGCTTGTGCCAGGGCGGCGCGGCCGGCGCCGAGCACGGATTCCAGCAGTTCTGCCGGATCCTGCTCGACACCGCCGCCGTCGAGGTAACGCGGGTGCACCGCCACCTCGGCCAGGCCGACGACACCTTGTTCGGGGTCCACGACGATCGCCTTGGTGCCCGAGGTGCCCTGGTCGATGGCCAATACGGTCATTTCACCGAATCCTCGGTGGGAGTTGCCAAGTGGTCGAGTTCCGCGTCGATCGACGCCATCTCCGGCATCTTCAGCCCATGCCTGCCGCGGGTGACCAGCAGGTACCCGAGATAGACCGCACCGATGGCCACCATGATCGCCGCATACAACCAAGGATCTTTGAAGGACGCGTCGCGGAACAGCGAAAGCTCGAAAACGAGCCACACGACCGCGACGACGAGGATAGGGATCTCCCAGCGGCCCAGGCTGAATCCCTTGCTCGCGGGCAGCCGCTTGCGGGTCGCGATGTAGAGCGCCACGGTGATGGCGTAGATGATCGCGGGCAGCAACGTGGCGGC
Proteins encoded:
- a CDS encoding cytochrome P450; translation: MTDLASVDYFSDPAITQDPYAYFDYLREQGPVYAEPHHGVVAVTGYQEVMAAFKDTDAFSAVNAIGGPFPPLPFEPEGDDITAQIEAHRHEFPIFEHMVVMDPPEHERARSLLSKLLTPRRLKENEDFMWQLADQVLDEFIANGRCEFLGEYAKPFATLAITDLLGVPEEDRAEFRRALGADKPAGNRVGALDGEPVGLNPLQYLDDKFSAYIAERRRTPHADVLGGMASATYPDGSVPELLEVVRPATFLFAAGQETVTKLLSAAVQTLGDRPEFQQRLRDEPELIPAFIEEALRMQSPTKVDFRLARRTTTLGGVPIKAGTVLMLCLGAANRDPRKFTDPHEFRIDRPNVREHIAFGRGIHTCAGAPLARVEGQVTVRRLLNRMRDITISEAEHGPAEDRRYTYEPTFLLRGLTRLHIEFTPVTA
- a CDS encoding NAD(P)/FAD-dependent oxidoreductase translates to MTTYDVAIVGGGPAGLTAAAELAPYHKVVVLERELAAGGIPRHSDHPGYGIRDMKTFISGPAYARRLVQGAVTAGASIRTSAMVTGWADATALDVTSPQGRERIDARAVVLATGARERPRPARMIPGDRPAGVYTTGHLQNAVHLKHRQVGSRAVVVGAELVSYSAVLTLKHAGCRTVLMTTEYPSPESYAMFNLAGRTPLLDVDIATTTRVTRIIGKPVLQGVEIENTRTGQRRVIDCDTVVFTGDWIPDHELARAAGLDIDRGTLGPVVDTALRTSRDGVFAIGNLLHPVDTADIAALDGRHVAAQVRRYLDGRPAAGDGVRIEAGAPLRWVSPGLLRPGDPAPARHRLLLWTDKLVRIPKVVAHQDGRLVGRKTLPWPASPGRVFRVPSSILDGADRNGGTVTLSLA
- a CDS encoding NAD(P)/FAD-dependent oxidoreductase; this encodes MNYDVAVIGAGIVGSAIARELSGHQLSVALLEARDDVGDGTSKANTAILHTGFDAKPGTLESAMVSRGYHLLSDYATHTGIPIEHTGAILVAWDGEQLAALPGLKDKAEANGYHRCEIVDSDAVYAAVPHLGPGALGGLTVPDESIICTWTVNLALATDAVNRGAALLRNHRVESIEKTGDGTVLHTTGGPVSARWVINAAGLGADVIDGLFGHSRFTVTPRRGELIVYDKLARPLVDKIVLPVPTSRGKGVLVSPTIYGNVMLGPTSEDLTDRTATGTSETGFEFLLEKGRALMPRLLDEEVTATYAGLRAAIDHGDYLIEADTAQNYLLVGGIRSTGLTAGMAIAEYVRDQLVSAGLILAPRTDLPAPPRMPNLGEAFPRPYQEADKIAADPAYGRIVCFCERVTEGEMRDACQSVIAPAALEGLRRRTRVMNGRCQAFFCGAEVQAIFDRERQPERPAVLQETTR
- a CDS encoding FGGY family carbohydrate kinase; its protein translation is MTVLAIDQGTSGTKAIVVDPEQGVVGLAEVAVHPRYLDGGGVEQDPAELLESVLGAGRAALAQAGRSVDAVSLANQGETVLAWDPDTGRPLTQALVWQDRRAEPLCAELAQHRDMFAERTGLVLDSYFSAPKMAWLRQNLESSGVVTTSDTWLLHQLTGAFVTDATTASRSLAVELGGRDWSHELLAAFGLADEKLPQIVANDETIGTTSAFGSDVPVGGVVVDQQAALLAEACLEPGMAKCTFGTGAFLLANTGGTPVHSTAGLTSSVAWRVGGQDTYCIDGQVYTAASAVKWLCSLGIVSGPKELDTVAAPDNAGVLCVPALAGLAAPWWKSHATAAISGMTLSTGREHIVLAVLQGIAAQVGELISAINDDAVPLTRLRADGGLTQSTVLMQACADILQIPVDVYPSAHATALGAAALARLSLNPDRSVRDVVTDWTPSASYEPRWTAARASEFRSAWRDLAATTYPQETS